The following coding sequences lie in one Musa acuminata AAA Group cultivar baxijiao chromosome BXJ3-1, Cavendish_Baxijiao_AAA, whole genome shotgun sequence genomic window:
- the LOC135629339 gene encoding uncharacterized protein LOC135629339 isoform X4: protein MVSTAGVDDEETQVLDLDSAAPGEVPVLYGETQALDGSDGSDGEGDRGIDERGETQLLDEDEETAAVDSGGEGTDRTEVLSDDEGVSNDDATHYGDREDGGNVDSRPELRVIGGEKLCLAEDKKDNLVDSGALTDGGDGDDDDDRNAGSKMKSFSAVPAAAMCSSSLAAAQYLVSRRLENVFRPFNNGMHSEMENCAVDEQIDLAGIGVNNWKNRGNDISSLSNIVDKLDLDHEMAGIQRSNQNYCIDDTKSRCCNMRVKRLFKEFLPSENHKSTSKDDSTLSKVDSSHLLTTDYALAGLSYIDSQEPSDLSQANALEIVDKFLSINDVGSSQEIIKVETDILKSPLVFATKGVQLLAEKTDCRSPVGKPGIFDWNNSIEDEGGGELFSKRKDSFFERSCGARKTRSHPLKSRLAISGTTRDAVDKSGELGDNLKIYDKGTVLVNSDSRLMIPNPVISERFRISEANIRKNLFKDAKGESKIESLEHQLDATEVEGSLDGIHNVVPDTQLAAEALEALVHESLVNAEKEETRDTFTGNLTSNSDKSPIMKTASSKNVSLPKWTSVNDSQVVMTRSKKRKMLSTELRGSLNLPRVWSSSRMKSSLEDTTAKRQAKRGKAKLDGQADMSFISGHDSSMSTKKTKTQAKDDRHLDEKQKQHHNILVERHPARCARYSKSTKLLKQYEALPHGGKDPNESVNKNALRSVESPDNHVTDKGCPSAGLDLATEVKYRATHAKFLNGAPLGEELQTLSLTKVGCHCPKRRRTSRVNSGNLNDKLNKASAMSDAGASETIGRSSEQVGKRKIFIRSVTDILNKVKLKKRSIFTYASLETDREPSSTTLVRIIRGMQSSHRSPLLEPLSNEDTKESARKHLLCPVTPRNASTLSAEKAEQPKLCSKYVEDAAANNRLYRSLKAKGQPNDLACTRPSRDKNAVSPIYTARYPPRSCNKSVSASSVASMLKDMRRRKDMSSVRVLFSNHLAEDTIKHQKKLFWFSVRFWHA, encoded by the exons ATGGTTTCCACCGCCGGCGTCGACGACGAGGAGACCCAGGTTTTGGACCTTGATTCTGCGGCACCCG GGGAAGTCCCGGTTCTGTACGGTGAGACCCAAGCCTTAGATGGATCGGATGGTTCTGATGGCGAGGGCGATAGGGGGATTGATGAGCGGGGAGAGACGCAATTGTTGGATGAAGATGAAGAAACGGCTGCTGTTGACAGCGGTGGCGAAGGGACGGATAGGACCGAGGTGCTTAGCGATGATGAGGGAGTGTCGAATGATGATGCTACTCACTATGGAGATCGAGAGGATGGTGGAAATGTCGACTCCAGACCGGAGTTACGGGTGATTGGAGGAGAAAAATTATGCTTGGCTGAGGATAAGAAAGATAATTTGGTTGATTCTGGTGCTTTGACCGATGgtggtgatggtgatgatgatgatgataggaaTGCAG GATCAAAAATGAAGAGCTTTAGTGCAGTTCCTGCGGCAGCAATGTGTTCATCCAGTCTTGCTGCAGCTCAATACCTTGTTTCTAGGAGACTTGAGAATGTGTTCAGACCTTTTAACAATGGAATGCATAGTGAAATGGAAAACTGTGCTGTAGATGAACAGATAGATTTGGCAGGAATTGGTGTAAATAATTGGAAAAATAGGGGAAACGACATCTCCTCTCTCAGCAATATAGTTGATAAATTAGACCTGGACCATGAAATGGCAGGCATTCAGAGGTCTAACCAGAATTACTGTATTGATGATACTAAGAGTAGATGTTGCAACATGAGGGTAAAAAGGCTTTTTAAAGAGTTCTTACCTTCTGAAAACCATAAAAGCACAAGCAAGGATGATAGCACCTTATCCAAGGTGGACTCTTCTCATTTACTAACGACTGATTATGCTCTTGCAGGATTAAGCTACATTGATTCTCAGGAACCTAGTGATCTATCTCAAGCAAATGCATTGGAAATTGTAGACAAATTTCTTTCGATCAATGATGTGGGGTCCTCTCAAGAGATCATAAAGGTGGAAACTGATATTTTGAAGTCCCCTCTTGTATTTGCTACAAAGGGAGTTCAACTGTTGGCTGAAAAGACTGATTGTAGAAGTCCAGTTGGAAAGCCAGGAATTTTTGACTGGAACAACAGTATTGAAGATGAAGGAGGAGGTGAACTCTTCAGTAAAAGAAAGGATTCCTTCTTTGAAAGATCATGTGGTGCACGGAAAACTCGAAGCCATCCCCTAAAGTCTCGACTTGCAATCTCTGGTACAACCAGAGATGCAGTTGATAAGAGTGGAGAGCTAGGTGATAACTTAAAAATATATGACAAAGGAACTGTTTTAGTTAATTCAGATTCGAGGCTAATGATACCAAATCCTGTAATAAGTGAGAGGTTTCGTATATCTGAAGCAAATATAAGGAAGAATCTTTTCAAGGATGCAAAAggtgaatcaaaaatagaatctTTAGAGCATCAACTGGATGCAACTGAAGTGGAAGGAAGTTTAGATGGTATACACAATGTTGTTCCTGATACTCAATTGGCAGCTGAGGCTTTGGAAGCCTTAGTCCATGAATCTCTAGTTAATGCGGAAAAGGAGGAGACCAGGGATACTTTTACTGGAAATTTGACTTCGAATTCTGACAAAAGCCCAATCATGAAGACAGCTTCTTCAAAGAACGTTTCACTGCCAAAGTGGACTTCTGTTAATGATTCACAAGTAGTTATGACACGTTCTAAAAAGAGAAAGATGCTCTCTACAGAATTGAGGGGAAGTCTAAATTTACCTCGAGTTTGGTCTAGTTCAAGAATGAAAAGCAGTTTGGAGGATACAACTGCTAAACGGCAAGCAAAGAGGGGAAAGGCTAAACTTGATGGGCAAGCAGATATGAGTTTTATCAGTGGACATGATTCTTCTATGTCCACCAAGAAGACAAAGACACAAGCAAAGGATGACAgacatttggatgaaaaacaaaAGCAACATCATAATATCTTGGTGGAGAGACATCCTGCACGTTGTGCTAGGTATTCCAAAAGCACTAAGTTATTGAAACAGTATGAGGCTTTACCTCATGGTGGGAAAGATCCAAATGAGTCAGTAAATAAAAATGCTTTAAGATCTGTAGAATCTCCAGATAATCATGTGACTGATAAAGGTTGTCCTAGTGCAGGTTTAGATCTAGCCACAGAAGTAAAGTATCGTGCAACTCATGCTAAGTTTCTGAATGGTGCTCCTCTTGGAGAAGAACTTCAAACTTTATCTCTAACAAAAGTTGGCTGTCACTGCCCTAAGCGGAGGAGAACTAGTCGGGTTAATTCTGGAAACTTGAATGATAAGTTGAATAAAGCATCAGCTATGTCGGATGCTGGTGCATCAGAGACAATTGGGCGATCGTCCGAACAAGTAGGGAAAAGAAAGATCTTCATCAGAAGTGTAACAGATATCCTAAATAAGGTTAAGCTGAAAAAAAGATCTATTTTTACATATGCATCACTGGAAACTGACAGAGAGCCTTCTAGTACCACATTGGTAAGAATTATACGTGGTATGCAATCATCACATAGGTCCCCTTTGCTTGAACCACTTTCAAATGAGGATACCAAGGAATCGGCGAGGAAACATTTGCTTTGCCCTGTTACACCAAGAAATGCTAGTACTCTTTCTGCTGAAAAAGCAGAACAGCCCAAGTTATGTTCTAAATATGTTGAAGATGCAGCAGCAAATAACAGATTATATAGGTCGCTGAAAGCAAAAGGTCAACCGAATGATTTAGCATGTACAAGACCATCTAGGGATAAGAATGCTGTGTCACCTATTTATACAGCTCGGTATCCTCCAAGATCTTGCAATAAATCTGTATCAGCATCTTCAGTTGCTAGTATGCTGAAAGACATGCGGAGGCGAAAAGATATGTCTAGTGTTCGTGTTTTATTTAGTAATCATTTAGCTGAGGATACTATCAAGCATCAGAAGAAG CTCTTTTGGTTTTCGGTTAGATTTTGGCACGCCTAG